In Peromyscus maniculatus bairdii isolate BWxNUB_F1_BW_parent chromosome 16, HU_Pman_BW_mat_3.1, whole genome shotgun sequence, the sequence gtaggaccactgcaggaggaagggtaaggttttagctctgagctctgacctcttggctttctcttttacattggttctgtgtttcttatttaataagacagttggttacatctacatagatCAATAAGGGGAAACAGctgatgctgacctctgacctccaatgCCCATGCATCCACATGAACATAAATATATGGGCCCCACACATAATAAACACAGAAAGCTGATGTCTTGCATAAATGCTGCTACATTTCCCTAGACTTCCGTGGTTTCCTAATCAGAGTTTTGAGTTGGGGTTTTCACTAATCCTCGGTGAACATGAATTATGTTTCAGGCCCCTCGCTTATTGGTGTGGTACACACATTTACCTAATCGAGAGCCAGGGcccttaagaaagaaaacatcacagagaagtgatttttattttatgatggaGGAGAGCCCATCTGTCTGGCtagtgggtgtgtctgtgagcattttcctctttttcaggacacaggaagaaaagtCAGAAACCTGTATGCCATTCTTTCTTTGCAGGAACCTgtgttggtgtttgtgtgtgagcatgtggagACTGAAGGTTAGCGCTGGGTGTCTTtttctatcactctccatctttttTCAGGGAGGGAACATGGCCTTTTACTGAACCTGGATTACACCGTATCAGCTAGGtttgctggccagtgaggcctttagaatctgcctgtctttgtACACTCCACCTCCACACCACTAGGGTTACGGATGCACAATGCATGCAGTGGCCTGCCTAGCTCTTGCAAGTGTGCCGGGGATCTAAACTCATGCTCTCATGCTTGCTCAGGTAATATTTCATGCACTTAGCCATCTCCCAGTTCCTCAGCTTAAGCCAATCTTAAACACAGGTTTCTGAATATTTACTTGAGAAATATCCACATGTCGTTCTCTTTTATCTCTGGTAATCAAATAAGGTTTGTTTTTGCTTGAATGATTTTAATGGTGTAAACAAAGACCAGGaattcccctcctccaaaaaaaaaaaagtaatacatgAACAGGGAAGAAGCCTCATGAGAATGACAATGGAGTTTCTCGTCTTCCCACACTAAGCCATTAAGTGATTTTTCTTCTGACTTACTTTGGAATCCTAATCTCTAGTTAGGAGATGATCCCCAAGTAAGAGAAAATGATTTGTCAATCATTTCTTTACAAAGGTAATCAGTTGAAAGTAAAGCCATTAGGGAGAACCCTCTTCTAATATGACTTGTATGCTTAGAAACAGGAAGTGTTGGGTGTTGGAGAAATATGCCAGATAGTAAGGTACCTGCCTTGCAAGCCTGAGTACTGGAGTTACATTCTTATCATCACATAAAAAggatgggtatggtggtgcatgcttgtaagcCTTCCACTGAGGAGGTAAAGATAGATGGATCCCCAcggctttctggccagccagcctagcctaatcttTGAGCCACAGATGCcagtgagaagccctgtctcaacaaagtgGACAGATCCTGAGAAAGGCCACCTGAGGCTGAcctccacctacacacacacacacacacacacacacacacacacacacacacacatccatacacactgtgtgggggagggggtgcggGATGGATAGAAGTTTCTAAGCAGGTAAGCCTGCCTTGGGAACATGAAGCCTGCCTTAGGAACATGAAGGTGACCATCAACAAGCTAAGGAAGGGCCCATCCTTTTCTCACAGCCCTCAGAAGGGACCAAACCTGCTGAAATAACCTCACTCTTgggcttctggcctccaggacTGTGAGAAAGTAAAGTATCTAGTACTTTGTGATAGCAGTCCTTGCAAATTAATCCAGCTGCCTACTTCATTCCCTGCTCCCCCAGAAACACAAATGTTGAAACTCTTTGACTGTGCATTATTCCTGAAGataatacatatgtatgcatatactaACTTTGTATTATTTGACTTTACAACTTCAGGGGGGACAATATGAGCTGGTCACTAAATAGCAGTATCCTGGACTGCAGGATAAAATATATCATAGGAGGTGACACTGAAAATCATTTGAAACAACCTTTACAGTTTAgaataaatagagaaaagtaGAAGTTACAGGCTTTTCATGGTTTCTCCATTAGTTACTGGTGAAGGCGTATTATGTGATTCTCAGTCTTAGTATTTTTCTACTGTAACACAAAGGCACTCTGGACGAGTGGCCAAGAAGCGTATTTCAACAATAGTATTTTCCTTATTTTGCCATGTTAAAAAGATGTTTAGATAAAGTGTAAGTGGCAAACATCTGCAATctcagacctagggaggcagagacagaggtatACCTCCAGCCTGAGGGCATCCTAGACTATGTAGAAAATTCCAgacctacacaaagaaatccttaattaattaaaaaattaattagttaatgagtgaaatattaaaaaataaaacgaaAAGGTGTTGAAGGTGAGGGTAATGTAAGAGTAAATGGACAAAAAGGTCACAAAGAATAATTTGCTCCCCTAAAACAGCATTTCAGAGTCCTTACATTTATGGATTCTTAATCACACTGATGATATTTTTACTGTTAATGGCAGACATGAGTGGCTCAATACTCAGGACTTGCAAAGATTGAGATTTTCTTTGGAAGTCTATCTATCCAAACAGAGAAAATTCTTCAGGAAACCATTTCTGCTTTTGCCAATTTTCATTCATAGTTTTCATGCATTACACTGCCAATAACTCaaattagctttaaaaatattttagttcagTGAAAATGTTTATCGTgactttaattatttattgatagactttctgttgttttctaTGATCGTTATGCTTTCAGAAGAGTGGATGTTCACAGAGTGAACATGAAAAAGAGAAATTTGAATCTTCTACCCTCAAAGATAGAATTAAGATGAACCATTTTGAACTTTGAATTAAGAAGATAGAATTACGATTAACCATTTTGAGGTACAAAACTGGGTAGATCCCAACTGGAAATAAAGCAAATCTCTTGTCAGAGCTCTGATGGGATTGACTTGGCTGCTGTGGAAGGTCTTCAGGATAATATTTGGAGTATTAAGCAATTTTGGAAACTTTGTTATAGAGACAACTCAAGTCATGATTGGAATGGATTAAATGGGCTTTACAGCCCTGCCCATTCTAGAAGCTTATTCTTCTATGAACACAGCAATAATCGCATAAATCTGTTCTCCTCCACTAACTCAGACATCACTTCTTATCTTGGTATCACGTGTGTGTCGTGTGttatttaatgtgtttaattCACACACAttccagcaacagaaacagagacaTCAGTTTGCAGCGCCTAGTAAGTTAAAGCAGAAGTTCAGGTTAGAGTATTTTCTTTGCTATCCCACCTGTTAGTATGACATCTTCTAGTTCTTACTATATTGAGTAGGATGGCAAGTTGCaatccagaaagaaaaattttagcaGTTATGTTAATGCTTGAGATCTGTCCTAAAGAGCTGAACATACACAGTCCATCGTGAAATAATCAGATACTAACCTCCTTCATTTTTTCCAGTTCATTCTGTAAGGCTTGCTTTGCGATTTCAACTTCTATAAGctgctgcctcagcttctcatttTCATCTTCTGTTGTTGTCCTTTTTTCTTCCACATTTTCCAGTTCGTGGTGGAGTCTCACAGATACATCCTTTGCAACCTAAAGTGATGTGTTTGcagcaataaaatataattttattcctATTGAAGGCATCAAGGGCCAACATTTCCATAGTACATACTTCTGCTTTATAGAGGAAGAAATATCAAGTAAGATGTTCAAGGCTGTACAGCTAACAAATAGCCAGATGGCTGGCTCCACTTTATTAATTTAACTTCACTACATCATAGCAATATGTACTTTTTTCCTGTTCACATATAGATTTAACATACCTGCTTTAATTTTACAGTAAAACCATGAGCTATATGATTCCACTATTGCCCCCACTGAGAAATGGGGGGAATACATTTTTAACTACTGGGTAGTGGGACTTGCTTTTATTTCCCTTATAACTCTTAGCTAGTTCCAAGTATTTAAGATTAGCAAGCATTCCAGTCCTTGAGAttcttttttaatactagtaTATATTTTCACCCCAACTTTTGAGATTATCTTGAAAACTATGGAGTTTTGAAGGGAGACTGAGCATTTAGTGTAGAGGCTCAGGACAGAGCTAGTCCTGCTTCAGACTGGATGGAGGGAGCTTGGCTACCGCCAAGCTTGTTATAGGGCCCTTTTTCAAATGGGTTGCTGGGAGTTACAGAACCGGTGAGTGTAGATAGGCAAGGGTCCTAAGTGGAAGCCTAGACTTTCCGAAAGAGACCTTAACTATTTTCTCAATGCTTTCCTGTTGTGGATGTCAATGTTCTACAGTAACCCACATTGCTACTCATAAATATCTGACTCCACCTGGCCTTCCCTGGGAATACGTCATTGGAAGCCAGATCACTAGATTTGAGGCCATTCAGAGCCTGTGCTTTACCATGAATGACCTTTTTTCAGCCTAGGAGGGAGGAACCCTCTTCCCATTACTTCTGGAAGAGTCActcccaggacacacacacacacacacacacacacacacacacacacacacacacacacacacacacacacacactaaactgaACATTTCCTTCCCCTTCTGGGATGCTGACATTTTTGTGGTGAACGCTAGGCATCTAAGGCCTTTTGCCAGTCATCAGGGAAGGCCCTTTCAACGCAAAGAGCCCTCACTAAAGTCTCCACCCGCTGACCCCGGCGCGCCctcgctccccctcccccacagctgcAGACCTTGAGGTCCTGCTCCAGGCTGCGCAACAGCTCGCCATCAATTTCCCCCGTCTGCGCGTAACGGAGCCTTTTGCGCTCGGCTTTGCGGAGGCGGTACTGCAGGATCCGGCAGTTTTTGTTGGCTCTCTCCAACTCATGGCGCATTTCCTGCAGCTGACAGGCGTCCTCCTCGAAGAAAGTATCTCTCATCTCGTCCATCTCGGTCCTCAGCTCATCGATCTCGTTCTGAGACGGTGACAGGCCATGGGTCATAGTCAGCCTTGCCTCTAGCCCCTCTGATACGCACCGCATACATCCCATGCCTACTCCCAATACCTAGTTTTACTGCCTCCTCCACCAGACAGGAGTGACAGGGAGCTGAAAGCAGAAACTAGAAAACCAGGCCCAGATTAGGCCTTCTTTCATTACTCGAGCTCTCTCTGCCCGTGAGAAAGTGGGGCATATCGTGGTAATTGGAGAAATGAAGGCCTGGGTTTGGATTTAAATGAAACACAAGGATATGAATATTAGGTTCCGTTTCAAATTGGGAGCGGGCCATGGACCTCCCCAACCTTCCTAGTTCCCCTCCCTCCCGGTGGCCCTCACAGGTTAGCAGCCTTCCAACCCTGCGGGGACACGCCCTAATCCTTGGAGGCCCcacacttcccctcccccattcggtccccacccccctctcctcctcaccttGAGAGTCTCGTTCTCTTCCCGCagcttctccatctcctcctgcatctcctcctgctcctggagCTGCGGCGGGTGGGACTGCGACGATGGGGGAGCCGCCGCCTGCATGGCCCCGCTGCTGCCACTGCTCTCTGCGCTCTGCTGGGGGccctcggcggcggcggccattgaggaggaggaggaggaggaggaggggaccaCAAGGGGCTCACAGATGGCAGGGGCGCCGGCGACCGGGGAGCTGCGGCTGCCACCGCCACCGTTTTTCGTGTGCATCTGAGCCGCGGCGGCCGCGGCCGCCGCCCGCTCCTTCTTGAGATGGAACTGGATGAGCTCAGACTGCAGACATCCCTCCTTCCAGTAGCTCCCTCCACCTCCGCTGCCGCCCCCTGCGACGCCGCTTCCAGAGTTTCTGCTGCCCGGGCCGGGGGCTCTGCTTGTAGCAGCGGTGGATGGCGCAGGGGAGACCCCCTCCCCGCCGCTGCTACCCTTCTGCGAGGCGCGGACGCCTTTCCCTCGCCAAACCCTGGGCGGTGGCGGCTGCGGAGCGCCCCCCTCCCGGTCCCCCGGGCCGCCGccggctcctcctccttccccgccccctccccctcctcccccgagCGGAGGGGGTTCCCCGACTTTCGAGGGCACCGACTCTATCTCCCGGGGTGGGTCCTCGGGCGGTCCGGGCCTCCTGCCGCTCACAGCGGCCAGGATAGCCGCGGGGGGCCCTTCAGCACCAGGCGCGGGCTGGACAGCTCCGGGAGCAGCCCCTTTGGGTACCGCGGGCGTCGCCTTCTCCGCCCCGCCTCCGCATCCTCTAGAGCCGGCCCCAGAGGCGCCGCGACCGGTTATCTTGGTaccctgctgttgctgctgctgctgctgctgcagctgctgctgccgaACGGAATTGAGTTTAGTGCCGGCCCCAAGCGGGGACCGCGTGGCCGCGGCGGTCTGTCGGAAAGAATTGTCCCTAGGCCTAGCAGGTGACTGAGCTCGCTGCTGCTTTCTGCTGCTGCCCTCCGGGTGCAGGCGAGCCTCCGTGGCTGCGGCGGCAGCAGAAGCTGAGGTTGCGGCTGGGGCAGCGCCCCCGGACGGTGGCTGACTCATGGCAGTCTAGGAAGAACCTACCGGATGCGACATGGAACGGTCCATCTCTAGAtcatcctcttctctcctttctgccaCCAACCTTCCTTTCTAAGCTGGGACGggaataaaagaagagaaatatacaGTATGTTTACACTGTTGCAGAGTCAAAGGTGAATTTGCTGGACAAGAGACGCTACAGAGGATTAGGAGATTTGGAAACCCAGCGTTTAATGGGACCATTGACTAGGAAAAGAGTGCAGGACTGTTAGTTTGCCCAAAGTGGCGCTGTTTCCACCTCTCAGTCAAAGGCAGCTGAAGCTTGAATTCCTTAGGTAGCAGGTTTTGGAAAGGGTTAGACATGGGTTTAGCAAGAAATGAATGGGAAAAGAAATGAGGGGCGGGGGGATAAGGTCCGGAAGAGACTTCTGAAGGCAAAGGAAGTGTTTACATATGATAGCTATCAAACGGCTTTCTTCAGCATCAAATCTGTGTTTAAAACATAGTTTAGtgaagaaaactttttttaattagtattcCCAGGTGTCAATTAAAGAAACACGGCTATGATGTAAGATCCTAGAGAATATTTACTGTAGATAAATGACATCTTCCTCATTCAGCTCCAGCCCCTAATGCTGTCTTTAGATAATTATAGCCAACATTCTTAAgaacagaacacaaaagaaaacataaagagtGACTATACATCGGCCCCAGTCTCAAGAAAAAAGTGACATCAGGAATTAGCTATAAGATTCAGTCATTGGCAACCCCAAAGAGATAATTTTTGTAGCTTAAAAATACTTTGTTGGGAAAATTGATGAGCAGCTCTACCTACAGGCTCTGAAGTTTGTAGTGATGAATTTGTCTACACTCACTTGTTCTGTACTTATAGAGCAGTGAGTTGTACGTGCAATGTAGAAAACAGTTTCATTCTTAAACATCTCCTTAGGCGGTATATAATAGACTAAAGTTGAAGTTTTAAAATGCCCACTCACAGGCATGGAGAACGGGCTCAGCAGTTagtagcactggctgctcttccagaagacccaagttctagtcccagaactcacagggtagctcacaactatacctccagttccaaggatctgacaccctcttctggcctccctgtgcACCAGGTCCATATgcggtacacaaacatacatgcaggcaaaatactcatacagataaaattaaatgttaaaatgctCACTCACTCCTAAGGAGCCAAATTTTTTGGAACAGAATAGTCTGCACCCAGAAGGCTGATCATCTTCCTTTATGGTGGTAAGATCAATGGTGTGATCTTCCCACAATAAGCATACCCCTTTAAGCTGGAAAACAGCAAGTTACTGCTCTGTGAGTTCTCCTTCCTAGTGGCCCAGTCAGCTAGTTCAATTGGCCCCCTTTCCAGGAGAACATTATCTGTAAAGCACAGGAAGGTCACGAATAGACACAAACTTCTCTTACACACACTCATACCTTTTAGGAGAGTTGATTCCCCGGGATTTTACTTAGATTATTACTGTTGTTTCCTGTTGTATCTTAATTGAGGTTGTAATCATCTCTCCCTTCATAAAGAAATAATACCCCGATACCCCCCTCTCCACCTtcttttctgcctctggaatctcTTTTTCAACTCACTGTGTAATGCAATGATAAAGACTTCTTCAGAGGGGAGAACAAAGTTACCCACTGCTAGAATGTCTGGCCTACTTTACCATGGGTCAGAATAATGTGGGCCATCCAACTTAATTACACTGGTAACACTAAGTTATATTTAACTAGGCAGAACCACACAGGAGCTGAGAAGCCAGGAATTGAAGCCTGACTCCCCAGACTACTTTAACCTCAGAGAAAACTTGGGTTTCAGGAACTAATTCCACAATCTAAGGCATCTAGGTAGCAGCCTATATCCCAAGCCTTTCATCAGTGGAAATCGCCATCCAAGCAATTTCAGTAAGGACCAAATCAAGCCTTTTCATCTCAACTCCTATCTGTCCCAGGACCCACCCCGTTTCTCATCCTTTTCTCTTTAGAAATCCAGAAGTTCTCACTTCTCTGCAGAGGCGCTGCTTCCAGGAAGTTGATGCAAATCAACACTGCTTTCTTCCTGATATTTCGGAGTCCTCCAGGTTTATCTTTCAGGGAGAGTTCAACTTCGCAGTGTTGACTTTCTTGCTGAGCAGGCTTGCTTGCACCGGATCCACACCCACTCTGGTTCTCCAAACAAAGGCGGTAACCACAAAGACTCGGAACTCTGGGAGCCCGTTCCTAGCTGGCGATGCTTGGCTGGGCTGGAACTGCAACTGCATCAGGCGGATGCCCGGGTACCAAGCCGTGCCAGACAATCCCCAGGAAGTGCAGTGGTATTCATGAGCTGACCTCACCGGACTGGGCTGGGAAGAGGGCGGGattggagggaggacaggagagaagtAACCGGAGTGGTTActcaaagaggagagagaaaggtgaGGATGGGGAACCGGGGTAGCGGGTGGGAGGCAAGTAGACAAAAAGGCCAGAGCCACGCCCGAGATGGAGAATTGTCAGCCTGGCTCATCAAAATCCTTGCTCCACTCCCATTTCCTGTACTTGGCAGAAGACTCCAAAACCGCTTAAAATCGGATGTATTGGTTTCCTGCAATGCTTTGTCTCGGGTCCGATCAATCTCCATCAATTATTTACTTGAGCTCTTTTCCTTGGGAGGCCCGCTGGAGCAGCCTGCAACCCTCGGCCTGACCCTCTGGAGTCTCCTGATGCAGCTGAGAGGCGCTGGCGCACGGCTGGCTGCCGGGAGTTCTCTTTGTTCACTCACTTTAATTCTCAGTCGATCTCTCCACGCGCGgcttcttccccaccccctctctcggGCGGAGTCCTGGGATGGGATTTCCGCGAATAGACAATGGTTGTCAGACCCGCCGTCCCACAAACAAAGGGTTCTTGCAAAGATACGAAGGAACGACTAATTTAGTGCAAAGCGAATATGTTTGCTGATGAAGGCCAAGTAGCACCCAGCACGTTCGCCCTCCCCTCACCAAAGGCCAGTTTCTTCAGTGAAAACAAACTGGTAGTTTCTGggatccacattttttttttttaactgttgtgCACTTGAGTAATAGGAGTCAGGAAGAATGTATTTATAAAGTATCAGCTGACCAGGGAGTTAAGAAAAATGTGTTTCCAGTTTACATTTATCCATATTGTTCCACAATAATAGCATTCTTaaaatttgggggaaatttttctccttttccttctaattttattttagagaGCAGCCTCGAGAGCCTCCTTTCTGCCCCCTAAAAATCCCCTTGTAAGCTTCCAGGTAAGAATATATTAATCTTGTATTAAAAGGACATTTTTAGACGTTAAACCTCTCCTAACGTTGTTGTGGTGGTTTTGGGTGAGCT encodes:
- the Mtcl3 gene encoding microtubule cross-linking factor 3, giving the protein MSQPPSGGAAPAATSASAAAAATEARLHPEGSSRKQQRAQSPARPRDNSFRQTAAATRSPLGAGTKLNSVRQQQLQQQQQQQQQGTKITGRGASGAGSRGCGGGAEKATPAVPKGAAPGAVQPAPGAEGPPAAILAAVSGRRPGPPEDPPREIESVPSKVGEPPPLGGGGGGGGEGGGAGGGPGDREGGAPQPPPPRVWRGKGVRASQKGSSGGEGVSPAPSTAATSRAPGPGSRNSGSGVAGGGSGGGGSYWKEGCLQSELIQFHLKKERAAAAAAAAQMHTKNGGGGSRSSPVAGAPAICEPLVVPSSSSSSSSMAAAAEGPQQSAESSGSSGAMQAAAPPSSQSHPPQLQEQEEMQEEMEKLREENETLKNEIDELRTEMDEMRDTFFEEDACQLQEMRHELERANKNCRILQYRLRKAERKRLRYAQTGEIDGELLRSLEQDLKVAKDVSVRLHHELENVEEKRTTTEDENEKLRQQLIEVEIAKQALQNELEKMKELSLKRRGSKDLPKSEKKAQQTPTEEDNEDLKCQLQFVKEEAALMRKKMAKIDKEKDRFEHELQKYRSFYGDLDSPLPKGEAGGPPSTREAELKLRLRLVEEEANILGRKIVELEVENRGLKAELDDLRGDDFNGSANPLMREQSESLSELRQHLQLVEDETELLRRNVADLEEQNKRITAELNKYKYKSSGHDSSRHHDSAKTEALQEELKAARLQINELSGKVMQLQYENRVLMSNMQRYDLASHLGIRGSPRDSDAESDAGKKESDDDSRPPHRKREGPIGGESDSEEVRNIRSLTPTRSFYPAPGPWPKSFSDRQQMKDIRSEAERLGKTIDRLIADTSTIITEARIYVANGDLFGLMDEEDDGSRIREHELLYRINAQMKAFRKELQTFIDRLEVPKSADDRGAEEPISVSQMFQPIILLILILVLFSSLSYTTIFKLVFLFTLFFVL